One segment of Vibrio orientalis CIP 102891 = ATCC 33934 DNA contains the following:
- the serB gene encoding phosphoserine phosphatase — protein sequence MDTLKPLSIRKHTPLINRLPETRLATQFDKAKAGWVVFGHYLCPSKFEDIDFFVGYYNAIVDVWKVGEYEVALMAGELTEQHEEILQALELDYSTLNDMPELSKPGLIVLDMDSTAIQIECIDEIAKLAGVGEEVSEVTERAMQGELDFEQSLRQRVGKLAGADESILSAVREQLPLMPDLPELIGTLKQYGWKTAIASGGFTYFSDYLQELLGLDHAQSNQLEIVDGKLTGKVLGEVVSAQTKADILEQLADEYDIEPHNTIAVGDGANDLVMMDAAGLGIAYHAKPKVEQQAKSAVRYVGLGGIICILSAILVKQKRVSFKPQP from the coding sequence ATGGACACGTTAAAGCCCCTTTCTATACGTAAACATACCCCTTTAATTAATCGTCTACCAGAAACCCGACTTGCGACCCAGTTTGATAAAGCCAAAGCAGGTTGGGTTGTATTTGGACATTACCTCTGCCCGAGCAAATTTGAAGACATCGATTTTTTTGTAGGTTACTACAACGCTATTGTCGATGTGTGGAAGGTTGGCGAGTATGAGGTTGCTTTGATGGCCGGAGAGCTTACTGAGCAGCACGAAGAGATCCTGCAGGCGCTAGAACTCGATTATTCGACCTTGAATGATATGCCAGAGTTGAGCAAACCGGGATTGATCGTGCTCGATATGGACTCAACCGCCATTCAGATCGAGTGTATTGATGAAATTGCCAAGCTGGCAGGAGTCGGCGAAGAAGTCTCCGAAGTGACAGAGCGAGCAATGCAAGGTGAGCTCGACTTTGAACAAAGTTTACGTCAGCGAGTTGGTAAGCTAGCCGGTGCCGATGAAAGCATTTTAAGTGCCGTGCGTGAGCAACTCCCTTTGATGCCGGATCTTCCTGAGTTGATTGGCACATTGAAGCAGTACGGTTGGAAGACAGCGATTGCTTCTGGCGGTTTCACCTACTTTTCCGATTACTTGCAAGAGTTACTAGGGTTGGATCATGCGCAGTCAAACCAACTTGAGATAGTCGATGGTAAGTTGACAGGGAAAGTGCTTGGCGAGGTCGTCTCTGCGCAAACTAAAGCGGATATCTTAGAACAGCTTGCTGATGAGTATGATATTGAACCACACAATACTATTGCAGTCGGTGACGGTGCCAATGACCTAGTGATGATGGACGCGGCTGGCTTGGGGATTGCGTATCATGCAAAGCCGAAAGTAGAGCAACAGGCTAAGAGTGCGGTTCGTTATGTGGGGCTTGGCGGGATTATTTGTATCTTGTCGGCGATTCTAGTTAAGCAAAAACGAGTGAGCTTTAAGCCTCAGCCGTAA
- a CDS encoding alanine/glycine:cation symporter family protein produces MTDLINLMNDLLWGSILVYLLVGVGIYFTVRLGFIQFRHFGHMFSVLKNSRKADKAGISSFQALCTSLAARVGTGNMAGVAVALTAGGPGAIFWMWLIAMLGMATSFAESTLAQLYKTKDDDGNYRGGPAYYMEKGLGMRWMGVLFSVFLIIAFGLVFNAVQANSIANAMHNAFGWEDTYVGAVVVLLSSVVIFGGIKRIARVAELVVPIMALAYLLLAMFVMVMNIEKLPAVLTLIIKSAFGLQEAAAGGLGYAIAQAMINGIKRGLFSNEAGMGSAPNAAASATPYPPHPASQGYVQMLGVFMDTIVICSATVAIILMSGEYVPHGEVTGIELTQSALSSQVGEWGGIFVAVAIFFFAFTSIIANYSYAETNLIFLEHNHKAGLGIFRIIVLGMVMFGAVASLPVVWALADVSMGLMAIVNLVAILLLSGIVIKLAKDYNRQLDEGKVPTFDSNDFPELKSQLEDGIWDQNKKN; encoded by the coding sequence ATGACAGACTTAATTAATTTAATGAATGACCTGCTATGGGGCTCCATTCTTGTTTATCTTCTAGTCGGTGTTGGAATCTACTTTACAGTCCGTTTGGGCTTTATCCAATTCCGTCACTTTGGCCACATGTTCTCAGTCTTAAAGAACAGCCGTAAAGCAGACAAAGCTGGTATCTCTTCTTTCCAAGCTCTTTGTACTAGTTTAGCTGCACGTGTTGGTACCGGTAATATGGCCGGTGTCGCCGTAGCGCTTACTGCTGGTGGTCCAGGTGCTATTTTCTGGATGTGGCTTATCGCCATGCTAGGTATGGCGACATCATTCGCTGAAAGTACCTTAGCGCAGCTATACAAAACCAAAGATGACGACGGCAACTACCGTGGCGGTCCTGCATACTACATGGAGAAAGGCCTAGGTATGCGTTGGATGGGCGTACTGTTCTCTGTATTCCTAATTATCGCATTCGGTCTTGTGTTTAACGCAGTACAAGCGAACTCTATCGCAAACGCGATGCACAACGCATTCGGTTGGGAAGACACCTACGTAGGTGCTGTAGTTGTGCTACTTTCATCGGTAGTGATTTTTGGCGGCATCAAGCGTATTGCACGTGTAGCAGAGTTAGTCGTTCCAATCATGGCATTAGCTTACTTGCTACTGGCAATGTTCGTTATGGTGATGAACATTGAGAAGCTTCCTGCTGTTCTTACCTTAATCATCAAGAGTGCATTCGGTCTACAAGAAGCCGCTGCTGGTGGTTTGGGTTACGCAATTGCACAAGCGATGATTAACGGTATCAAACGCGGTCTATTCTCAAACGAAGCGGGTATGGGTTCTGCGCCTAACGCAGCAGCATCGGCAACGCCTTACCCACCGCACCCAGCATCGCAAGGTTATGTGCAAATGCTAGGTGTATTCATGGACACGATTGTTATCTGTTCTGCGACAGTTGCAATCATCCTGATGTCAGGAGAGTACGTGCCGCATGGTGAAGTAACGGGTATCGAATTGACTCAGAGCGCGCTAAGTTCGCAAGTGGGTGAATGGGGTGGAATCTTTGTTGCAGTAGCGATTTTCTTCTTCGCATTTACTTCAATCATCGCTAACTACTCTTACGCTGAAACTAACCTGATCTTCTTAGAGCACAACCACAAAGCAGGCCTAGGTATCTTCCGTATCATCGTGTTAGGTATGGTGATGTTTGGTGCAGTCGCATCGCTACCGGTTGTTTGGGCTCTTGCAGACGTCTCTATGGGTCTAATGGCGATTGTTAACTTGGTAGCGATTCTTCTACTATCAGGTATAGTGATTAAGCTTGCGAAAGACTACAACCGCCAGCTAGATGAAGGTAAAGTGCCAACGTTTGACTCGAACGACTTCCCTGAGCTGAAATCTCAGCTTGAAGATGGTATTTGGGATCAGAATAAGAAAAACTGA
- the deoC gene encoding deoxyribose-phosphate aldolase: MSDLKAAALRALKLMDLTTLNDDDTDAKVISLCHDAKSAVGNTAAICIYPRFIPIAKKTLREQGTPDVRIATVTNFPHGNDDIEIAVAETKAAVAYGADEVDVVFPYRALMAGNEEVGFELVKQCKEACGDILLKVIIETGELKEEALIKKASEICIKAGADFIKTSTGKVPVNATPEYARMMLEVIRDMGVAESVGFKPAGGVRTAEDAQAYLAMADEILGDNWVDARHYRFGASSLLTNLLNTLEVTDETADPAAY, encoded by the coding sequence ATGAGCGATTTAAAAGCAGCAGCACTACGTGCACTTAAACTAATGGACCTAACTACGCTGAATGATGACGACACTGACGCGAAAGTTATTTCACTATGTCATGACGCAAAATCAGCAGTAGGTAACACAGCTGCAATCTGTATTTACCCTCGCTTTATTCCTATTGCTAAGAAGACACTTCGTGAGCAAGGTACACCAGACGTTCGCATCGCGACCGTAACTAACTTCCCACACGGTAACGACGACATCGAAATCGCAGTTGCAGAGACTAAAGCGGCAGTCGCTTACGGCGCGGATGAAGTAGACGTAGTATTCCCTTACCGTGCTCTAATGGCAGGTAACGAAGAAGTTGGCTTCGAGCTAGTTAAGCAATGTAAAGAAGCGTGTGGTGACATCCTTCTTAAAGTGATCATCGAAACTGGTGAGCTAAAAGAAGAAGCACTCATCAAGAAAGCGTCTGAAATCTGTATCAAAGCAGGTGCAGACTTCATTAAAACTTCAACGGGTAAAGTGCCAGTAAACGCAACTCCAGAATACGCTCGCATGATGCTTGAAGTGATTCGTGACATGGGTGTTGCAGAATCTGTTGGCTTCAAACCAGCGGGTGGTGTTCGTACTGCAGAAGATGCGCAAGCGTACTTAGCAATGGCTGATGAAATCCTAGGTGACAACTGGGTTGATGCTCGTCACTACCGTTTCGGTGCGTCAAGCCTATTAACAAACCTACTTAATACATTAGAAGTGACAGACGAGACTGCTGATCCAGCAGCATACTAA
- a CDS encoding DUF5363 family protein, translating into MRSWLKRQLAKYDAWCSSLGLTPEYKRSCVPYRTDPSSENSDKTKAQK; encoded by the coding sequence ATGCGCAGTTGGTTGAAGCGTCAATTAGCAAAGTATGATGCGTGGTGTTCGTCTCTTGGATTGACCCCCGAGTATAAGCGCAGCTGTGTTCCTTATCGCACTGACCCGAGTTCTGAGAACTCTGATAAAACTAAGGCGCAAAAGTAA
- a CDS encoding YtjB family periplasmic protein — protein MDSSLFSFRIALKVLATASLIAMVATIGINSVKITKGNEQIQANQLETLTDILISQASLSASDMIVTQDQERLLKLTNQLAKDNLVVDATIYDAEGVKLAASDQATSVREILGLDTPLQTARIGKQQLVEPVLKDGSVIGFVRITFETGKLTAFSDHYYRKSDRYMYTMVGMSFIAGLLLTLIIRRKPNKRKGENLLLKDM, from the coding sequence ATGGACTCATCTCTGTTTTCTTTTCGTATTGCACTGAAGGTATTGGCAACGGCCTCGTTAATTGCCATGGTTGCTACTATTGGTATCAATAGTGTCAAAATCACGAAAGGTAACGAGCAGATTCAAGCCAACCAATTAGAGACCTTAACCGATATCCTCATCTCTCAAGCTTCATTGTCAGCCAGCGATATGATCGTCACACAAGATCAAGAGCGTTTATTGAAACTGACTAACCAACTGGCGAAAGATAATCTCGTTGTTGATGCAACCATCTATGACGCAGAAGGGGTTAAACTAGCAGCAAGTGACCAAGCTACCTCAGTCCGAGAGATTCTCGGGCTTGATACCCCCCTTCAGACCGCTCGAATCGGTAAGCAGCAATTGGTCGAGCCAGTACTAAAAGATGGCAGCGTAATTGGCTTTGTTCGTATTACCTTTGAAACAGGTAAGCTAACGGCGTTTTCCGATCACTACTACCGCAAGAGTGATCGCTACATGTACACCATGGTGGGGATGAGTTTCATTGCAGGTTTATTGCTGACGCTGATTATTCGTCGTAAGCCAAATAAGCGTAAGGGTGAAAATTTACTGCTTAAAGATATGTAG
- the deoD gene encoding purine-nucleoside phosphorylase yields MATPHINAEMGAFADVVLMPGDPLRAKYIAENFLEDVVQVCDVRNMYGFTGTYKGRKVSVMGHGMGIPSCSIYATELIKDFGVKKIIRVGSCGAVSEDIKVRDVVIGMGACTDSKVNRIRFKGHDFAAIADYKMVRAAEDAAKARGIEVKVGNLFSAELFYTPDPEMFDVMDKYGIVGVEMEAAGIYGVCAEYGAKALTICTVSDHIKTGEQTTSDERQTTFNDMMIIALDSVLLGDEE; encoded by the coding sequence ATGGCAACTCCACATATCAACGCAGAAATGGGTGCATTCGCAGACGTCGTATTAATGCCGGGTGACCCTCTACGTGCTAAATACATTGCGGAAAACTTCCTGGAAGACGTTGTACAGGTATGTGATGTACGCAATATGTACGGTTTCACGGGTACTTACAAAGGCCGTAAAGTATCGGTAATGGGTCACGGTATGGGTATCCCATCGTGCTCTATCTACGCGACAGAGCTTATCAAAGACTTCGGTGTGAAGAAGATTATCCGTGTAGGTAGTTGTGGTGCGGTAAGTGAAGATATTAAAGTTCGCGATGTTGTGATTGGCATGGGCGCGTGTACAGATTCGAAAGTAAACCGTATTCGTTTTAAAGGTCATGATTTTGCTGCTATCGCGGATTACAAGATGGTTCGTGCCGCTGAAGATGCAGCTAAAGCGCGTGGCATTGAAGTAAAAGTGGGTAACCTGTTCTCTGCAGAACTGTTCTACACGCCAGATCCAGAAATGTTCGACGTAATGGACAAATACGGCATTGTCGGTGTTGAGATGGAAGCCGCGGGCATCTACGGTGTGTGTGCTGAATACGGTGCAAAAGCTCTGACTATCTGTACGGTTTCTGATCATATCAAGACAGGTGAGCAAACGACTTCAGATGAGCGTCAAACTACCTTTAACGATATGATGATCATTGCCCTCGATTCTGTTCTTCTTGGTGATGAAGAGTAA
- a CDS encoding DUF3545 family protein yields the protein MEGLNFDEIFEQDLPRGRASRSKPVKRKWREIEAIKDRQRLQKELMDMDIGYDDLNAAEY from the coding sequence ATGGAAGGCTTAAACTTTGACGAAATTTTCGAACAGGACTTACCGAGAGGTAGAGCTAGTCGCTCAAAACCTGTGAAGCGCAAATGGCGAGAAATTGAAGCAATTAAAGATCGCCAACGCTTGCAAAAAGAACTGATGGATATGGATATCGGCTATGATGATTTAAACGCAGCCGAATACTGA
- a CDS encoding TatD family hydrolase, protein MRLFDTHCHFDFDIFQGDFDAQLKSANAQGVSRFVVPSIGSSNWAQVQQMAAEHASIYFALGIHPYFLHQQSIDELPTLKELLNQRGNQCVAVGECGLDAMVEVDMVLQEKVFIEQVALATYYQLPLILHCRKTHNRMVQILKQERFQYGGILHGFSGSYQQAMQFIELGFYIGVGGVITYPRANKTRQAIVSLPIEKLVLETDSPDMPLNGYQGKPNHPKMIGEILACLASLKGMSRQTIAEIVWKNSNSAFGICE, encoded by the coding sequence ATGCGCCTTTTTGATACCCACTGTCATTTCGACTTTGACATCTTCCAAGGCGACTTTGACGCTCAACTTAAGTCAGCCAATGCGCAAGGTGTCTCGCGCTTTGTTGTCCCATCTATTGGTTCAAGTAATTGGGCCCAAGTGCAACAAATGGCGGCAGAGCATGCCAGCATCTACTTTGCACTCGGAATCCACCCTTACTTTCTTCATCAACAAAGTATTGATGAATTGCCTACCTTAAAAGAGCTGCTTAACCAGCGTGGAAATCAGTGCGTCGCCGTGGGTGAGTGTGGCTTAGATGCGATGGTGGAGGTCGATATGGTTCTTCAAGAAAAGGTGTTTATCGAACAGGTCGCTCTTGCAACATATTATCAACTTCCGCTTATTCTCCATTGCCGGAAAACACACAACCGAATGGTGCAAATTTTGAAGCAAGAAAGGTTTCAATATGGTGGTATTTTGCACGGTTTTTCGGGTAGCTATCAGCAAGCGATGCAATTTATTGAGCTCGGTTTTTACATCGGAGTCGGTGGTGTGATCACCTATCCAAGGGCAAACAAAACCAGACAAGCTATAGTTAGCCTGCCCATTGAAAAGTTAGTGTTAGAAACGGATTCACCGGACATGCCATTAAATGGGTATCAGGGCAAGCCTAATCACCCGAAGATGATAGGTGAAATTTTGGCCTGCCTCGCATCTCTTAAGGGAATGTCAAGGCAAACGATTGCTGAAATCGTTTGGAAAAATAGCAATTCAGCGTTCGGTATTTGTGAATAA
- the deoA gene encoding thymidine phosphorylase: MYLPQEIIRKKRDGEVLSAEEINFFIQGVANNSVSEGQIAAFAMAIFFNEMTMPERIALTCAMRDSGMVIDWSHKEFGGPIVDKHSTGGVGDVTSLMLGPMVAACGGFVPMISGRGLGHTGGTLDKLESIPGYNITPTNEVFGDVTKEAGVAIIGQTGDLAPADKRVYATRDITATVDNISLITASILSKKLAAGLESLVMDVKVGSGAFMPTYEASEELAKSIVAVANGAGTKTTAILTDMNQVLASSAGNAVEVREAVQFLTGEYRNPRLLEVTMASCAEMLVLAKLAESTEDARAKLMEVLDNGKASECFGKMVAGLGGPVDFVENYDNYLEKAQIIKPVFADESGVVSAMDTRAIGMAVVSMGGGRRVATDVIDYAVGFDGFIRLGEQASSDKPLAVIHARSEEQWQEAANALKAAITVGGEYTPTPEVYRQIRAEDL; encoded by the coding sequence ATGTACTTACCTCAAGAAATTATCCGTAAAAAGCGTGACGGCGAAGTGCTAAGCGCAGAAGAAATTAACTTCTTTATCCAAGGCGTTGCCAACAACTCTGTCTCTGAAGGTCAGATTGCGGCATTTGCAATGGCTATCTTTTTCAATGAAATGACAATGCCTGAGCGTATCGCACTAACGTGTGCAATGCGTGATTCTGGTATGGTGATCGACTGGAGCCACAAAGAATTTGGTGGTCCTATCGTTGATAAACACTCAACGGGTGGTGTGGGTGACGTAACTTCTCTAATGCTTGGCCCTATGGTGGCAGCGTGCGGTGGTTTCGTTCCTATGATCTCTGGTCGTGGCCTTGGTCACACTGGCGGTACACTAGACAAGCTTGAGTCAATTCCTGGCTACAACATCACACCGACTAACGAAGTGTTTGGTGATGTAACCAAAGAGGCTGGTGTGGCAATTATCGGCCAAACGGGCGACTTAGCGCCAGCAGACAAGCGTGTTTACGCAACTCGTGATATTACCGCGACAGTAGACAACATCTCGCTTATCACTGCTTCAATTCTGTCTAAGAAATTGGCTGCGGGTCTTGAGTCTCTAGTTATGGATGTAAAAGTAGGTTCTGGTGCATTTATGCCAACTTATGAAGCATCTGAAGAGCTAGCAAAATCCATCGTAGCGGTAGCAAACGGTGCAGGCACTAAGACAACAGCAATTCTAACTGACATGAACCAGGTGCTGGCTTCTTCAGCGGGTAACGCAGTAGAAGTTCGTGAAGCGGTTCAGTTCCTGACTGGAGAATACCGTAACCCTCGTCTACTTGAAGTGACGATGGCGTCATGTGCTGAAATGTTGGTGCTTGCGAAACTTGCAGAAAGCACTGAAGACGCACGTGCGAAACTGATGGAAGTGCTAGATAACGGCAAAGCATCTGAGTGTTTCGGTAAGATGGTTGCCGGTCTAGGTGGCCCAGTAGATTTCGTAGAGAACTACGATAACTACCTAGAAAAAGCGCAAATCATTAAACCAGTATTTGCTGATGAGTCTGGTGTTGTTTCAGCAATGGACACGCGTGCTATCGGTATGGCGGTTGTTTCTATGGGTGGTGGTCGCCGCGTAGCAACGGACGTAATCGACTACGCAGTCGGCTTTGATGGTTTTATTCGCTTGGGTGAACAGGCGTCAAGTGACAAGCCTCTTGCCGTTATCCATGCTCGCAGTGAAGAGCAGTGGCAAGAAGCAGCGAACGCATTGAAAGCAGCGATCACGGTTGGTGGTGAATATACCCCGACTCCGGAAGTGTATCGTCAGATTCGTGCGGAAGATCTTTAA
- the yaaA gene encoding peroxide stress protein YaaA, with amino-acid sequence MLIVVSPAKTLDYESPLATEKFTQPDLVEFSKQLIEVCRKLTPAGVASLMKVSDKIADLNVGRFQEWSEEFTTDNSRQAILAFKGDVYTGLDAQSLSEEDFAYAQEHLRMLSGLYGLLKPLDLMQPYRLEMGTKLANDKGSNLYQFWGNVITEKLNEAIEAQGDNVLINLASNEYFKAVKPKALDAQVITPVFKDCKNGQYKVISFYAKKARGMMARYIIENRISSVADLTKFDTAGYYFVEEESTPTELVFKREEQK; translated from the coding sequence ATGTTAATCGTCGTTTCTCCAGCGAAAACCTTAGATTATGAATCCCCATTGGCGACAGAGAAGTTCACTCAGCCAGATTTGGTTGAGTTCTCAAAACAGCTGATTGAAGTGTGCCGCAAGCTCACTCCTGCAGGCGTTGCAAGTTTGATGAAAGTGAGTGACAAGATTGCCGATTTAAACGTTGGCCGCTTTCAAGAGTGGAGTGAAGAGTTTACGACGGATAACTCGCGCCAAGCGATTCTTGCGTTTAAAGGCGATGTTTATACTGGCCTAGATGCCCAATCTCTGTCTGAAGAGGACTTTGCTTATGCACAAGAGCATTTACGCATGCTCTCTGGCCTGTATGGTTTACTTAAGCCTCTCGACTTGATGCAGCCATATCGCTTAGAGATGGGTACCAAGCTGGCGAATGATAAAGGCAGCAACCTTTATCAATTCTGGGGTAACGTTATCACTGAGAAGCTCAATGAAGCTATCGAAGCCCAAGGCGATAACGTGCTTATCAACCTTGCATCGAATGAATACTTCAAAGCGGTAAAACCAAAAGCGTTAGATGCGCAGGTGATTACGCCGGTATTTAAAGATTGTAAGAATGGCCAATATAAAGTGATCAGCTTCTACGCTAAAAAAGCGCGCGGTATGATGGCGCGTTACATCATTGAGAATCGTATCTCTAGCGTCGCGGACTTAACCAAATTTGATACCGCGGGCTATTACTTTGTAGAAGAAGAATCAACACCGACTGAGCTAGTCTTTAAGCGAGAAGAGCAGAAATAG
- a CDS encoding NupC/NupG family nucleoside CNT transporter: MSLFMSLVGMAVLLGLALLLSDNRKAINLRTVGGAFAIQFIIGGFVLYVPWGRDLLAGFSAGVQNVIDYGKDGTGFLFGSLVNFSVDGIGFIFAFQVLPTLIFFSALISVLYYIGVMQWVIKILGGGLQKALGTSRAESMSAAANIFVGQTEAPLVVRPFVPKMTQSELFAVMCGGLASVAGGVLAGYASMGVPLEYLVAASFMAAPGGLLFAKIIKPEVDTPDEDLDNNIDGGDDKPANVIDAAAGGASVGLQLALNVGAMLLAFVGLIALVNGILGGVGGWFGMENLTLELLLGWLFAPLAFLIGVPWAEATFAGSFIGQKLVVNEFVAYLNFVPYVGDAAQVVPATGAVMSEKTQAIIAFALCGFANLSSIAILLGGLGSLAPARRHDIARMGVKAVCAGTLSNLMAATIAGFFLSF, from the coding sequence ATGAGCCTGTTTATGAGCCTAGTCGGCATGGCAGTATTGCTAGGACTTGCATTACTACTGTCAGATAACCGCAAAGCTATCAATCTAAGAACTGTGGGTGGCGCATTTGCTATCCAATTTATCATCGGTGGTTTCGTTCTTTACGTACCATGGGGTCGTGACCTTCTAGCTGGTTTTTCAGCTGGTGTACAGAACGTTATCGATTACGGTAAAGACGGTACTGGTTTCCTATTCGGCAGCCTAGTTAACTTCTCAGTTGACGGTATCGGTTTCATCTTTGCTTTCCAAGTACTACCAACGCTAATCTTCTTCTCTGCGCTAATTTCTGTACTTTACTACATCGGTGTGATGCAGTGGGTTATCAAGATTCTTGGTGGCGGTCTACAAAAAGCACTAGGTACTTCACGTGCCGAGTCAATGTCTGCAGCAGCTAACATTTTCGTAGGTCAAACAGAAGCACCTCTAGTGGTTCGCCCGTTTGTACCAAAAATGACTCAATCTGAGCTATTTGCAGTAATGTGTGGTGGTCTAGCGTCAGTTGCTGGTGGTGTACTAGCAGGTTACGCATCTATGGGTGTACCTCTAGAGTACCTTGTAGCAGCATCATTCATGGCAGCACCTGGTGGTCTACTATTCGCTAAAATCATCAAGCCTGAAGTTGATACTCCAGACGAAGATTTGGACAACAACATTGATGGTGGTGACGACAAGCCAGCTAACGTTATCGACGCAGCAGCAGGCGGTGCATCAGTTGGTCTACAACTAGCACTTAACGTTGGCGCAATGCTACTAGCATTCGTTGGTCTAATCGCGCTAGTTAACGGCATCCTAGGTGGCGTTGGCGGTTGGTTCGGTATGGAGAACCTAACTCTAGAACTACTACTAGGTTGGTTGTTCGCTCCTCTAGCATTCCTAATTGGTGTGCCATGGGCTGAAGCAACATTTGCTGGTTCTTTCATCGGTCAAAAACTGGTTGTAAACGAATTCGTAGCGTACCTAAACTTCGTACCTTACGTTGGTGATGCGGCACAAGTTGTTCCAGCAACAGGTGCAGTAATGTCTGAGAAGACTCAAGCAATCATCGCATTCGCACTATGTGGTTTCGCAAACCTTTCTTCTATCGCGATTCTACTAGGTGGTCTAGGTAGCCTTGCTCCTGCACGTCGTCATGACATCGCTCGTATGGGTGTTAAAGCGGTTTGTGCTGGTACACTATCTAACCTGATGGCAGCGACAATTGCTGGCTTCTTCCTATCTTTCTAA
- a CDS encoding phosphopentomutase, which yields MKRAFILVLDSFGIGATADAKDFGDVGSDTMGHIAEQCDKGLADNADRSGPLTLPNLTKLGLAMAHKESTGSFAPGLDADAEIIGAYGHAAELSSGKDTPSGHWEIAGVPVLFDWGYFTDKANSFPKELTDRILERAGLDGFLGNCHASGTQVLDDLGEEHMKTGQPIFYTSADSVFQIACHEETFGLDRLLELCQIAREELEDYNIGRVIARPFIGPGKGQFERTGNRRDLSVEPPSATILQKLVEEKGGEVHSIGKISDIYAGCGITKKTKATGIPALFEATKEAIKEAGDNTIVFTNFVDFDSAYGHRRDVAGYAAALEYFDGRIHEVMELMEEDDILILTADHGCDPTWPGSDHTREHIPVIVYGAKVPAGSLGLRDTFADIGQTLASHFGTSPMDYGKNFL from the coding sequence ATGAAAAGAGCATTTATTTTAGTCTTAGACTCATTTGGTATCGGTGCAACGGCTGATGCGAAAGATTTTGGTGATGTAGGTTCAGATACCATGGGCCATATTGCAGAGCAGTGTGATAAAGGCTTGGCAGACAACGCGGATCGTAGTGGCCCGTTAACATTACCAAACCTGACCAAACTTGGCCTAGCGATGGCGCACAAAGAGTCGACAGGCAGTTTTGCTCCGGGTCTTGATGCCGATGCTGAAATCATTGGTGCTTACGGCCATGCCGCTGAGCTCTCTTCTGGTAAAGATACTCCTTCTGGTCACTGGGAAATCGCAGGTGTTCCTGTATTGTTTGATTGGGGCTACTTCACTGATAAAGCAAACAGCTTCCCGAAAGAGCTAACAGACCGCATTCTTGAGCGCGCAGGTCTTGACGGTTTCCTAGGTAACTGCCACGCGTCAGGTACTCAAGTTCTTGATGATTTGGGTGAAGAGCACATGAAGACTGGCCAACCTATCTTCTATACGTCTGCTGACTCTGTTTTCCAAATTGCATGTCATGAAGAAACATTCGGCCTAGACCGTCTTCTAGAGCTGTGCCAAATCGCGCGTGAAGAGCTGGAAGACTACAACATTGGCCGTGTTATCGCTCGTCCATTCATTGGCCCTGGTAAGGGACAGTTTGAGCGTACCGGTAACCGTCGTGACTTATCAGTTGAACCACCTTCAGCAACGATTCTTCAGAAGCTAGTGGAAGAGAAAGGCGGCGAAGTTCACTCGATCGGTAAGATCTCTGATATTTATGCCGGCTGTGGTATCACGAAGAAGACCAAAGCAACGGGCATCCCAGCACTGTTTGAAGCAACAAAAGAAGCCATTAAAGAAGCGGGTGATAACACTATCGTGTTCACTAACTTCGTTGATTTCGATTCTGCTTACGGTCACCGTCGTGATGTTGCAGGCTACGCAGCGGCACTCGAGTACTTTGATGGTCGTATCCATGAAGTGATGGAGCTGATGGAAGAAGACGATATTCTGATTCTAACCGCTGACCATGGTTGTGACCCAACTTGGCCAGGTAGCGACCACACGCGTGAACATATCCCAGTGATCGTTTACGGTGCAAAAGTACCAGCAGGCTCTTTAGGCCTTCGTGATACGTTTGCTGATATTGGTCAGACGTTAGCGAGTCACTTTGGTACGTCACCAATGGATTACGGTAAAAACTTTCTGTAA